The nucleotide sequence cttttctcttttccattttcacaacTCAGTTCTCACAATtttctgacctctgcaactccCTTTTGATTTTGATCTCTGACTCCCCTGTCTATCTCATCACTCTCTTGAGTCAGGCTTAGGTGTGGTTCTCTGGTGGTGATGACATGGAAAGGAGGATGCGGTAAAATGGCTGAACCAGGGATGACCCAGCAACAGAGAAGGCAGGCAGATTGAAAATAATGCATCCTACTAACATGCCAAAGATAACTATTGAAATTCccttttttccttctctcaTTTTCATTGTCTAAAAAATGCAAGTGGCGTGTTAGTCGCTACACAGCAAAGGTGCATGAAGACATGCGTGTTTAGTGGCTCAGTAATTGTGACAGGGTTACATTTAAGGCAAGCCCTAACCATGTCACGCTGCTCTCATTATACTGCAATTACGTTCTTGATTGTGAAACAAAGCTACACAACAATGGTTTCATAATACCTCTTGTTTAATGAGACTTTGCTGTAACTCCTGTGTTCATTCAATTAGTAAACAGGTCTTCCATTCAGCCCTGGGCACCCTGATTCTCATTTTCCCAAATGCGGCACACCCCCACCCCTCAGTGTCCCAAAGCCCCAAACCACCCCTGCCCTTAGCCTTCAGTGTCCCACATTGGGTCTTGGCATCCCCCTGAACATTCAGGACACACAGACTCCTCCCCCAACTATCTCGGATCCCCTTCCCCTCCACCCCCCGCACACACACCCATTTGATTGTGATTGACAGCGTCTTTGTTCCATTGTGCGGAGCTGTCGCCTCTGATGAAGACACATACACAGGGCTGAGGCTCTGCACTCATTGTACACTTCACAGAAACTACACTACATACTTGCACTGTACTCTGATGATGAGCTCCATGCAGTCGGACCAGGTGAGTGTAACCAGCCAGAGCATGGCAGAATGAAAGGACAACCTCTGCCAGGCAATCAAGGTCAGACCGCAGGCCTCTCCCAGTGTGGACCAGGAGGTCCCGGCCCAATGGGCTGAGGGGGGCAGCTGGAGAGGGAGGCTCAGGGCTGTGCAATGTGTCTGAGGAGGCCGTCATTAGGGTTCACCCCTCCTCAGGGATGGGAACCAGGTCACATTCTCTCACAGGGCACAaagcagggtgtgtgtgtgagaccggTGGGTGTTAGAGGGAGGGGTTTTGATGGGGAGCAGGCCATGACCTCTTTATATCCATCAACACATCACTTGGCCCATAGGCATGctcatacaacacacacacgcacatacacacacacacaaaacatgataatgtgtgtgtatatgcacaGAGGCATTGTGTGTATTTACCTGAATACAGTTCCAATAGATCCTGTTGTTACATGGAAACTTTATATAATGCTTACCACTAAGGAATATCTACCATTCTAAATTAGCCTTTCAAAATAATCAGTATGGACTGATGTTGTGTTGCATGTAGTGTTATAAATCCAATGAATGAAACAAATCTACCACATTCCTTTACACTATGGCTCCAACTCCGCTTGCTTCAGATACTGTGAAATCTACAGGTTTGCTgccattgaaaaaaaaactgtgaaatactGCCCCCTCTTGGTACCCAAGGAATCTTGCACACAGAAAAGCCTTGCACAGCATTTAGTATCAATAAGCATTACCAGTCAAAATGGTCTCATTTTGTTAGTGataacttaaaacaaacaaaatatataccTTTGAGGGTaaatcagaaatatttttatttctaaatcaAGATGCTAGATTTAAAATATCTGACCCACCCCATCACAAACccttaaaaaccaaaaacattcaGTTCATCAGAAGATTAAAAATATGATTTAACAGCAGTTATGACCATGAGAACACTATGTTAaggcaaacacaaaaaaagcagaTATATTCTTTCTGTCTCTGGCATACATGTTATAACTCTGGTGAGCCTGACTCTATAGTTATCTAGGCTACACGTTACAGCATTATTATTTCTCTAGAATTTTATTGCTTCTCACTGTAACTGAGTTCATTTTTTGTGCTTTATCTGCGCATGGGGCTCGTATCTCaagtcctgtctgtgtgttctcTTTAAAATGATATAGACTTCTAACCACTTAAACTATATCTGTTCAGCTCCACCCACCTAGACATGATGAAGGCATGGCCTTTGCTTTAATAATATGTACAAtaatcaaatgtgtgtgttgcttgtatttctgtgtgtttttgtgtatgtatgcttctgtgtgtgtattccttAATACATGAGGTCATCCTGCATACAACATCTTGTGCAAATGTGCATGTTGTCTGGCAAAGCTTATCATGGTAGTGTCTTTGAACTAAAAGACACCTCCTGGCTCCAGGCTTACTGGCTCTGCTCTACTTGCTTAGTCCAAAACCTCAAGAAAAGGCGGTTGAAACTGGGTGGATCAACAAACTGGGAGGGTAAGGGGCAAGACTGGACACTCTCTTCAGTTAGGGGAAATGGTGCGTCGACGCAAGCAGCTGCATGTCAGGCACTTGAGGATGCTCATGGTGATGTGCATGAGAGGGCCGAAATTGAAGAGCAGGTTGTAGAAGGTGTTGACAGACAGGCCCCCAGTTTCATCTGCATACTTTAAGGCCACAATGGGTGTGTAGAGGCTGTTCGTCAGATTCCTGAAGCGAGGGCTGCTTGACTCAATAACCTTTTTAATACACTGGAGAGATgagaagcaaaaaaaacattttgactgaTTTCATGTAGGCTGGTTGAGCATTTATAACAGTTAGTGATCAGAGAAACACAACAATGACTCTTGAATCCTGAGAAACACAACAATGACTTTTGAATCCTGAGATAGACTCAGTGTAATGTGAGTGAGAAACCTGCTCCCTTACTTTGGCAATGTCTTCTGGCATCTGGCCCATGGCTTCAAATATATCTATGGATGATGGCAGGTAAACGTCTTTAAAATAACGAACTGTGTCTGCATCTACTCCTGGATACTCCATCTTGGCCACATCCTCCATCATCTTTGTCTCAAACTCAGTGTGCACCGGGCCAGGCTCAATCATGGACAACCTGTGTGGGTAGTCAGATGCAGAAAGGCCCACGAGGGAGCATGTAGGTACAGTACAAATGAAAGACAGATGTGACGGAAGAACAGAGGAAAGAGGGTAATCTACCGGATATTGAACTTCATCAGTTGTACTGCCATACTCTCACAGAAACCTTCCATCGCAAATTTGGAGGCAGTGTAAACATCATTGAACACTACtcctaaacaaacaaaagagggACAAAAAGACGGCATCACTGCATTGTATTATCTAATTTCAGAGTACTCAGTTAACAGCAGACATGACTCACACATcatttacacatacacattttatgttatcctgaaataaattcaattcaattcaacatAAAGGAATAAGCTATTTGAATCAACCAAGTAACAGATATCACATACAAGTACAAGTGCCAGACAGAATGTGTAAGTCAGTTTAGCTTCCCTGCTTGTGATTGACAATTTATCAGATACTCTTTAAGTTGTTCTGGTAAACCCCACATCTGGCACTTCAaagacattaaaacaaacaaaacttctTTGCAACTGCTTGCTATTTGGCTCAGGTCAACAGATTGCTGTTGCTGGCAATGTATGGCATAGGCCGACaactaataaatataataaagttaagtttttaaatacagaaatatttcCAGTCAAGCATTCTCATTTTAGCAGATTAAATCAAGCTAATAAAAAAAGAGCTACAATATTTTCTTTCAGCATTTAAACAAATGCTTCTGGTATGTATTAATCTGAAGTTTGTTAAGCGACACTGCAAATGTTTTGCATGGTACTATAAACGCTGATTTCTGTCTTCACTAATTTAATAGATGCTAAAGCATGGAACAAACTGAATGATTTACAGCTCAAAATGAGTGAAGACTTCAGACTCTGCACTGGTCTGTCCAAAACATTTGTAGGTCGCCTCCGATGATCAGCGTATGTTTTCTTGTAGCTTGCAGAAATTAATAATCCACTTCTCTTGCTTTTCAAATGACTCTTACCCTACTGTAACTAAAGATGTCAGATTTatatcaaatgtatttttataactGCAAATGTGATGATATAGTTTACTAAACTGGTTTAAAATATGACTACAGT is from Micropterus dolomieu isolate WLL.071019.BEF.003 ecotype Adirondacks linkage group LG02, ASM2129224v1, whole genome shotgun sequence and encodes:
- the rdh8a gene encoding retinol dehydrogenase 8a; protein product: MANSGQKVVLITGCSSGIGLRIAVTLAKDEKKRYHVIATMRDLKKKDKLVEAAGEAYGNTLMLLPLDVCSDESVKQCVNNVKDRHIDILINNAGVGLLGPVESISIEEMKRVFETNFFGVVRMIKEVMPDMKKRRSGHIVVMSSVMGLQGVVFNDVYTASKFAMEGFCESMAVQLMKFNIRLSMIEPGPVHTEFETKMMEDVAKMEYPGVDADTVRYFKDVYLPSSIDIFEAMGQMPEDIAKCIKKVIESSSPRFRNLTNSLYTPIVALKYADETGGLSVNTFYNLLFNFGPLMHITMSILKCLTCSCLRRRTISPN